The Parus major isolate Abel chromosome 5, Parus_major1.1, whole genome shotgun sequence genome contains a region encoding:
- the ABCD4 gene encoding ATP-binding cassette sub-family D member 4 isoform X5, whose translation MQGEERASSRLDGLFLRRFLRLLAVLFPGWPSPSTLMFLTLLGVALLEQLVIYQVGVIPSHYYEVLGNKDFSRFKTLTAVAVTLIIVNSTLKSFNKFICNMMYVNWRKSLTEYLHSCYFQGQVYYSLHVLREDIDNPDQRISQDVERFCRQLSSMASKLVISPFTLAYYTYQCFHSTGWLGPVSIFGYFIIGTMINKVLMSPIVSKLVQQEKLEGDFRFKHMQIRVNAEPAAFYRAGRVEHMRTDRRLQSLLKTQRELIGKELWLYIGINTFDYLGSILSYVVIAIPIFSGVYGDLSPTELSALVSKNAFVSIYLIGCFSQLIDLSSTVTDVAGYTHRIGELQETLLSLGRKKNGNYSEAKTSWDLDGSHSGEDPVPRDTAFLLERVTLSVPSSGKLLIKDLSLRISQGNSVMIVGNTGTGKTSLLRVLGGLWESTRGTIRMLTCFGPRGVVFLPQRPFFTDGSLREQVIYPLKEIYPPSGSADDERIMRFLELAGLTDLLARAGGLDEQVDWNCVR comes from the exons ATGCAGGGCGAGGAGAG GGCTAGCTCCCGGCTGGACGGACTGTTCCTGCGACGGTTCCTGaggctcctggctgtgctctttCCTGGGTGGCCCTCCCCGAGCACCCTCATGTTCCTGACGCTGCTCGGTGTCGCCTTGCTGG agcagctggttATTTACCAGGTCGGTGTCATCCCCAGCCACTACTATGAGGTTCTAGGGAACAAGGACTTCTCCAGATTCAAAACATTGACTGCCGTTGCCGTGACTCTGATCATTGTGAATTCCACG CTAAAAAGTTTCAACAAGTTTATCTGCAACATGATGTATGTGAACTGGAGGAAATCCCTCACTGAATACCTCCACAGCTGCTACTTCCAAGGCCAGGTCTACTACAGCCTGCACGTGCTGCGTGAGGACATCGATAACCC GGACCAGCGCATCAGCCAGGACGTGGAGAGGttctgcaggcagctcagctccatGGCCAGCAAGCTCGTCATCTCACCCTTCACACTGGCCTACTACACATACCAGTGCTTTCACAG CACAGGCTGGCTAGGCCCGGTGAGCATCTTTGGGTATTTCATCATTGGGACAATGATTAACAAGGTGCTGATGAGTCCAATTGTGTCTAAActtgtgcagcaggaaaaactgGAGGGAGATTTCAG GTTCAAGCACATGCAGATTCGTGTCAATGCAGAACCAGCTGCTTTCTACAG GGCTGGGCGAGTGGAGCACATGCGCACAGACCggaggctgcagagcctgctgaAGACCCAGAGGGAGCTGATAGGCAAGGAGCTGTGGCTATACA TTGGGATCAACACCTTTGATTATCTGGGCAGCATCCTCAGCTACGTGGTCATTGCCATTCCCATCTTTTCTGGGGTCTACGGTGACCTGAGTCCAACAGAGCTCAGTGCCCTTGTCAGCAAG AATGCCTTTGTTTCCATCTACCTCATTGGCTGCTTCAGCCAGCTCATAGATCTCTCCAGCACTGTGACTGATGTAGCTGGCTACACACACAG GATTGGTGAACTGCAGGAGACCTTGCTGAGccttggcagaaaaaaaaatggtaactACTCAGAAGCCAAAACCAGCTGGGATTTGGATGG CAGCCATTCTGGGGAGGACCCAGTGCCAAGGGACACAGCTTTCCTTCTGGAGCGAGTGACACTCTCAGTACCATCCTCTGGCAAGCTGCTTATCAAGGACTTGAGCCTCAGGATCTCACAAGGAAACAGTGTGATGATTGTGGGAAACACTGGTACAGGGAAGACCTCTCTCCTGAGGGTCCTTGGAGGACTCTGGGAGAGCACACGGG GGACCATCAGGATGCTGACCTGCTTTGGCCCCCGAGGAGTGGTGTTCCTACCACAGCGACCCTTCTTCACTGATGGAAGCCTGCGTGAGCAG GTGATCTATCCCTTGAAGGAAATCTATCCACCTTCAG GGTCTGCAGATGATGAGAGGATTATGCGattcctggagctggctgggctg ACTGATTTGCTGGCAAGGGCTGGAGGACTGGATGAACAGGTGGACTGGAACTG tgttaGATGA
- the ABCD4 gene encoding ATP-binding cassette sub-family D member 4 isoform X7, with product MQGEERASSRLDGLFLRRFLRLLAVLFPGWPSPSTLMFLTLLGVALLEQLVIYQVGVIPSHYYEVLGNKDFSRFKTLTAVAVTLIIVNSTLKSFNKFICNMMYVNWRKSLTEYLHSCYFQGQVYYSLHVLREDIDNPDQRISQDVERFCRQLSSMASKLVISPFTLAYYTYQCFHSTGWLGPVSIFGYFIIGTMINKVLMSPIVSKLVQQEKLEGDFRFKHMQIRVNAEPAAFYRAGRVEHMRTDRRLQSLLKTQRELIGKELWLYIGINTFDYLGSILSYVVIAIPIFSGVYGDLSPTELSALVSKNAFVSIYLIGCFSQLIDLSSTVTDVAGYTHRIGELQETLLSLGRKKNGNYSEAKTSWDLDGSHSGEDPVPRDTAFLLERVTLSVPSSGKLLIKDLSLRISQGNSVMIVGNTGTGKTSLLRVLGGLWESTRGTIRMLTCFGPRGVVFLPQRPFFTDGSLREQVIYPLKEIYPPSD from the exons ATGCAGGGCGAGGAGAG GGCTAGCTCCCGGCTGGACGGACTGTTCCTGCGACGGTTCCTGaggctcctggctgtgctctttCCTGGGTGGCCCTCCCCGAGCACCCTCATGTTCCTGACGCTGCTCGGTGTCGCCTTGCTGG agcagctggttATTTACCAGGTCGGTGTCATCCCCAGCCACTACTATGAGGTTCTAGGGAACAAGGACTTCTCCAGATTCAAAACATTGACTGCCGTTGCCGTGACTCTGATCATTGTGAATTCCACG CTAAAAAGTTTCAACAAGTTTATCTGCAACATGATGTATGTGAACTGGAGGAAATCCCTCACTGAATACCTCCACAGCTGCTACTTCCAAGGCCAGGTCTACTACAGCCTGCACGTGCTGCGTGAGGACATCGATAACCC GGACCAGCGCATCAGCCAGGACGTGGAGAGGttctgcaggcagctcagctccatGGCCAGCAAGCTCGTCATCTCACCCTTCACACTGGCCTACTACACATACCAGTGCTTTCACAG CACAGGCTGGCTAGGCCCGGTGAGCATCTTTGGGTATTTCATCATTGGGACAATGATTAACAAGGTGCTGATGAGTCCAATTGTGTCTAAActtgtgcagcaggaaaaactgGAGGGAGATTTCAG GTTCAAGCACATGCAGATTCGTGTCAATGCAGAACCAGCTGCTTTCTACAG GGCTGGGCGAGTGGAGCACATGCGCACAGACCggaggctgcagagcctgctgaAGACCCAGAGGGAGCTGATAGGCAAGGAGCTGTGGCTATACA TTGGGATCAACACCTTTGATTATCTGGGCAGCATCCTCAGCTACGTGGTCATTGCCATTCCCATCTTTTCTGGGGTCTACGGTGACCTGAGTCCAACAGAGCTCAGTGCCCTTGTCAGCAAG AATGCCTTTGTTTCCATCTACCTCATTGGCTGCTTCAGCCAGCTCATAGATCTCTCCAGCACTGTGACTGATGTAGCTGGCTACACACACAG GATTGGTGAACTGCAGGAGACCTTGCTGAGccttggcagaaaaaaaaatggtaactACTCAGAAGCCAAAACCAGCTGGGATTTGGATGG CAGCCATTCTGGGGAGGACCCAGTGCCAAGGGACACAGCTTTCCTTCTGGAGCGAGTGACACTCTCAGTACCATCCTCTGGCAAGCTGCTTATCAAGGACTTGAGCCTCAGGATCTCACAAGGAAACAGTGTGATGATTGTGGGAAACACTGGTACAGGGAAGACCTCTCTCCTGAGGGTCCTTGGAGGACTCTGGGAGAGCACACGGG GGACCATCAGGATGCTGACCTGCTTTGGCCCCCGAGGAGTGGTGTTCCTACCACAGCGACCCTTCTTCACTGATGGAAGCCTGCGTGAGCAG GTGATCTATCCCTTGAAGGAAATCTATCCACCTTCAG ACTGA